Proteins co-encoded in one Yamadazyma tenuis chromosome 1, complete sequence genomic window:
- the CAP2 gene encoding F-actin-capping protein subunit beta (EggNog:ENOG503NUTC; COG:Z) → MSYEDKFDSSLDLLRRLDPKHISLNLNTLCSIIQSQDSDSELVPDLLSSVDTPLKLITDKSNNKQFLSCDYNRDGDSYRSPWSNKYYPSSSVDDDELPPYPSDDLRQLEIKANESFDVYRDLYYENAGISSVYLWDTDEGDIPDSLNNGFAGVVLFKKEIDNGEGKWDSIHVFEVETAGSSTYSYKLTSSVILDLNNNKDLSVSGNLTRQFDVTKKFTGSNDTGANLETFHLISLGQLVENSEYTIRNLLQEVYFDKLKDIILKDLRRFGADDGQLQAKQSDLIKGLQGL, encoded by the coding sequence ATGTCTTATGAAGACAAATTCGACAGCTCCCTCGACTTATTGAGGAGATTGGACCCCAAGCACATCTCCCTTAACCTCAACACACTCTGTTCCATCATTCAAAGCCAGGACTCAGACTCCGAATTGGTGCCTGACTTACTTTCTTCCGTCGACACTcccttgaagttgatcaccgataaatccaacaacaagcaaTTTTTGAGCTGTGACTACAACCGGGACGGCGACTCGTACAGGTCACCGTGGTCCAACAAGTATTATCCCAGTTCCAGCGTCGACGACGACGAATTACCTCCCTACCCATCAGATGATTTGAGACAGTTGGAAATAAAAGCCAACGAGAGTTTTGATGTTTACAGAGATTTGTACTACGAGAACGCAGGCATCTCGTCGGTGTACTTGTGGGACACAGATGAGGGCGATATCCCAGACTCGTTGAACAACGGCTTTGCTGGGGTGgttcttttcaaaaagGAAATCGATAATGGTGAAGGAAAGTGGGATTCGATCCACGTTTTCGAGGTCGAAACTGCTGGCTCGTCCACATACTCATACAAGTTGACCTCCTCGGTGATACTCGACTTAAATAACAATAAAGACTTGTCTGTATCCGGGAACTTGACGAGACAATTTGATGTGACTAAGAAATTCACCGGTTCCAATGACACTGGTGCTAACTTGGAAACGTTCCACTTGATCAGCTTGGGCCAGTTGGTAGAAAACTCCGAGTACACCATCCGTAACTTGTTGCAGGAAGTGTActttgacaagttgaaggacaTTATTTTAAAAGATTTAAGAAGGTTTGGTGCTGATGATGGACAACTCCAAGCCAAGCAAAGTGACTTGATTAAAGGCTTGCAAGGTTTATAG
- the FUS1 gene encoding fus1 actin binding protein (EggNog:ENOG503P042; COG:U), protein MSNIQFTDFVAYVPQTSQKTSTITLTTTTRKTLVTKTSTTSETSSSSAVRVTGIGFDGHATTIVGTQDHSSSTTSSHNIVSTVVEATASTSSSDYLTSGSSRSSSLTLGLVIGIPCGLLGLSLIVVGTWYYFRRKTATNNSILPMTSSFYETHPKGNSSEITIVSNANPYTQQRASVPDTTRHLNRLSSMLTPIRFKPGPKTDKAKPESMFLKRFSSQGRKDGIDVADYTISPLFPKRFNLNKPCTPETIPEAPEPVNYKQKRLPKLPTLINMERAMSVYEVVKRYQKSLNDEIDLKVGDRVEKIKSHSDGWCMIKQLTNGATGMVPELCLRLE, encoded by the coding sequence ATGTCTAACATCCAGTTCACTGACTTTGTTGCCTATGTACCACAGACGTCACAGAAGACGTCGACCATCACTTTGACCACTACCACCAGAAAGACCCTCGTGACGAAgacttccaccacttctGAAACAAGCAGTTCTTCGGCAGTCCGTGTGACTGGCATTGGCTTCGATGGACATGCTACCACCATCGTAGGCACCCAGGACCACCTGAGCAGTACTACGAGTAGTCATAATATCGTTTCTACTGTAGTTGAAGCGACTGCGAGCACCTCGAGTTCTGATTATTTGACACTGGGTTCGTCCAGATCCTCCTCTCTCACATTAGGCTTGGTGATTGGTATTCCATGTGGCTTGCTTGGCCTCTCACTTATTGTGGTTGGGACCTGGTACTATTTCAGAAGAAAAACTGCTACCAATAATCTGATATTGCCCATGACCAGCAGCTTCTATGAAACCCACCCTAAAGGAAACTCCAGCGAAATCACCATTGTATCCAACGCAAACCCATACACCCAGCAAAGAGCCCTGGTCCCCGATACCACCAGGCACCTAAATCGACTTTCGTCGATGCTCACACCCATCAGGTTCAAACCAGGTCCCAAGACCGACAAGGCCAAACCTGAGtcgatgttcttgaaacGGTTTTCTAGTCAGGGAAGAAAAGACGGAATCGATGTTGCAGATTATACGATTTCTCCACTCTTCCCAAAGAGATTtaacttgaacaaaccTTGTACGCCCGAAACCATTCCCGAAGCACCAGAACCAGTTAATTACAAGCAAAAACGGTTACCTAAGCTTCCTACACTCATCAATATGGAAAGAGCTATGTCAGTGTATGAGGTTGTGAAGAGGTATCAAAAGTCACTTAACGATGAAATTGACCTCAAGGTTGGAGATAGAGTCGAGAAAATTAAAAGTCACAGCGATGGATGGTGTATGATCAAGCAGCTTACGAATGGGGCCACCGGGATGGTACCAGAGCTTTGTCTTAGGCTTGAAtag
- a CDS encoding uncharacterized protein (COG:S; EggNog:ENOG503NX0R) has protein sequence MNAVKKRLRSGSGPRSASTSNSGSPTKTDTSRFPSGTANTDLKDLSPELVPIVTLLSSQSHRRYYEGIFMLYYDLNGDGKPAEREWKEVYGILTGNQLAYWDAANLAEFKHNPAALLENSSKPNYINFTDSVYNAMKVLPAAKQNLDNVIIVSTTLKNRYIIQFKSSGDLNNWYLALRLSNFEYQALQQAYTGALLSARGSRLSDIRTILAEKRFDHEDWVSIRYGSGMAWKRCYAVVEPSVTKRHDKFTSGRILFYENDQKKKKSLMAVVTNCSAVSAVYPQSHVLIDHSTMLKLEGYINFKSPSLSTKVSKKSIDDFKNTSIFLMPEQHSSVPGFDTLIRFLVPLLDSFGLYGRPKRLKAERNDTESMLFGLPTLPRVHYLELADLDGFLTRGDFLAWDVKTWNDNIRSVLKSKIDKGYEGCGSSRGIAGAVSSLNSPLSPSTSTFQRSTSPQRKPTPLSLSSSYPAGGAPVVSQSSSRLPPPNVREPADSRNFSNSTVVHTPEEKSAAGNYLTIDPTRDPHTSVQLSDIYQKYSTLKTPSDQFNVDRNQLLNGSYEELVEDELPSDIRELSLSENVYPKDDHDLFSEDDSDEEDKVSSSNSEKFDMRQIGVVPSHSSSSSNPNLFVPPYNNRNSSYSSVLSPTTQYTEFNEKFKASVYPHTDKAQELAQFSDSDPESPPPPPPHKSVSPYKSNGRIHKPNYITSPNSSQNQLPVFKADDVAAPALTGYREETTRDAPVQQFRQAPPQPPMAQKPLDGPPSNGPMNYERYQQPQPQHQQPQYQQPQHQQPQYQQPQHQQSPPSQQYSHQAQPQQHHAHRRPPPANTGIPPSASYNPGVPPSTSYNAGVPSSAGYNPGVSPANYNTGVPPASYNQGRRPPQQVNRPVQPQPPVQGIPQGQPRNYPQQMGANPLRTDGSAPYQQFQYQAQPQVQPQGRTPHPYQQNLQQQRQQQQQQQQQQRQQQQQQQQQQQQQQQQQQQNPYSRHY, from the coding sequence ATGAACGCCGTCAAAAAGAGATTGAGGTCGGGCTCCGGCCCCCGATCTGcatccacctccaacagTGGATCCCCCACTAAAACTGATACCAGCCGATTCCCCAGCGGCACCGCCAACACCGACCTCAAGGACTTGTCGCCTGAGTTGGTGCCAATCGTCACGTTGTTGTCGTCCCAGAGCCACCGAAGATACTACGAGGGAATCTTCATGTTGTACTATGACCTCAACGGGGATGGCAAACCCGCCGAACGTGAATGGAAAGAAGTATACGGGATTTTGACCGGCAACCAGTTAGCGTACTGGGACGCCGCCAACTTGGCCGAGTTCAAGCACAACCCGGCCGCGTTGTTGGAAAATAGCTCCAAACCCAACTATATCAACTTTACTGACTCCGTCTACAACGCCATGAAAGTGTTACCCGCTGCCAAACAAAACTTGGACAATGTGATCATTGTGTCTACCACCTTGAAAAATCGATATATCATCCAGTTCAAGTCGCTGGGTGATTTAAACAACTGGTATTTGGCGTTGCGGTTGTCGAACTTTGAGTACCAGGCGTTACAACAAGCGTATACGGGCGCCTTGTTGAGTGCCAGAGGGTCCCGGTTGTCTGACATACGGACGATTTTGGCCGAAAAGCGCTTTGACCACGAGGACTGGGTCAGTATACGGTATGGGTCGGGCATGGCGTGGAAGAGATGCTACGCGGTGGTTGAGCCCAGTGTTACCAAGAGACACGATAAGTTTACTTCGGGTCGGATTCTCTTTTACGAAAACGaccagaagaaaaagaagctGTTAATGGCGGTGGTGACAAACTGCTCGGCTGTCAGTGCCGTATATCCCCAGTCTCATGTGTTGATTGACCATAGTAcgatgttgaagttggaagggtatatcaacttcaagtcccCCTCCTTGTCGACAAAAGTGTCCAAGAAGTCCATCGACGACTTCAAAAATACCTCGATCTTTTTGATGCCGGAACAGCATAGCTCGGTACCGGGATTCGACACCTTGATCAGGTTCTTGGTGCCGTTGCTCGACTCGTTCGGGTTATATGGAAGGCCCAAGCGGTTGAAGGCCGAGAGAAATGACACCGAAAGCATGTTATTCGGGTTACCCACCTTACCTCGCGTGCATTACTTGGAATTGGCTGATTTGGACGGATTCTTAACTCGAGGTGACTTTTTGGCGTGGGATGTCAAGACCTGGAACGACAATATCCGGTCTgtgttgaagtccaaaATTGATAAGGGCTATGAGGGCTGTGGAAGTAGCAGAGGCATTGCCGGTGCTGTCAGCTCGTTAAATAGCCCATTGTCTCCGAGCACCTCGACCTTCCAGCGGTCCACTTCTCCCCAAAGAAAGCCTACGCCGTTGCTGTTACTGCTGCTGTATCCCGCCGGTGGTGCTCCTGTTGTGTCCCAGTCTTCGAGTCGGTTACCTCCTCCAAACGTGAGAGAACCTGCTGACTCCAGAAATTTCTCCAACAGCACCGTGGTGCATACCCCGGAAGAGAAGCTGGCTGCAGGCAACTATTTGACCATAGATCCCACCAGAGACCCTCACACGTCGGTGCAATTGTCAGACATCTACCAGAAGTATAGTACGCTCAAGACGCCTTCCGACCAATTTAATGTTGATCGAAACCAATTATTGAACGGATCTTACGAAGAGTTGGTAGAAGACGAGTTACCTTCAGACATTCGGGAACTCAGCTTGAGTGAAAACGTCTATCCCAAAGATGACCACGACTTGTTTAGCGAGGACGACTCAGATGAAGAGGATAAAGTTAGTTCCAGCAATAGTGAGAAGTTTGATATGAGACAAATTGGGGTGGTGCCCAGTCATTCAAGCTCGAGCTCGAATCCTAACTTGTTTGTACCTCCTTACAACAACAGAAACAGCTCCTATTCTTCTGTTCTATCTCCAACCACTCAGTACACCGAGTTCAACGAGAAGTTCAAGGCGTCGGTGTACCCTCACACAGACAAGGCCCAAGAGTTGGCCCAGTTTTCCGATTCTGATCCCGAATCTCCacctcctccacctccacaCAAGTCTGTTTCTCCTTATAAGAGCAACGGTCGGATCCACAAGCCAAACTATATAACTTCACCCAACAGCTCGCAGAACCAGCTCCCGGTGTTCAAAGCCGATGACGTTGCTGCTCCAGCTTTGACTGGTTATAGGGAAGAAACCACCAGAGACGCTCCTGTTCAGCAGTTCAGACAGGCTCCTCCTCAACCTCCTATGGCCCAAAAGCCATTGGATGGACCTCCCAGCAACGGACCCATGAACTATGAACGGTACCAACAACCACAGccccaacatcaacaaccacaataTCAACAGCCACAGCACCAACAGccacaatatcaacaaccacaacacCAGCAGCTGCCCCCATCTCAACAGTACTCACACCAGGCTCAACCCCAGCAACATCATGCGCACAGACGTCCTCCTCCAGCCAACACAGGAATTCCTCCGTCTGCCAGCTACAATCCTGGAGTTCCTCCTTCTACTAGTTACAACGCTGGAGTTCCTTCATCAGCCGGCTACAATCCTGGAGTTTCACCAGCCAACTACAACACTGGGGTCCCACCAGCCAGCTACAACCAAGGTCGCAGACCTCCCCAACAAGTCAACCGGCCCGTACAACCACAGCCTCCTGTCCAGGGAATACCTCAGGGCCAACCAAGAAACTATCCTCAGCAAATGGGTGCAAATCCGTTGAGAACTGATGGAAGTGCTCCCTATCAGCAGTTCCAATACCAGGCCCAACCGCAGGTTCAACCACAAGGAAGAACTCCCCACCCATACCAGCAGAATTTGCAGCAGCAGAgacaacagcagcaacagcaacagcagcagcagagacaacagcagcaacagcaacagcagcagcagcaacaacaacaacaacaacaacaacaaaaccCTTATTCCAGACACTACTAG
- a CDS encoding uncharacterized protein (EggNog:ENOG503NXYH; COG:S), whose protein sequence is MFRKQVLGSVSRAKQATGYTGSSRSVFARSLNYGKPQNPEYNKEHRMKILPIKRTGEDISTIRARLIYQSRKRGILESDLLLSRFAKKHLNNLNMEELKEYDELLDEPDWDIYYWATENYKVTPLPDKWKDSKILKMLQQDARNEAGEVLRMPDFDIPESLKTNKDIVPYIVRSNELEDINPIVSYYCKIYVLEHILNKKLHKDDKEVEAFTIHLLDDTELMKTSDDDSLTKVLNDKNLSINVVFSFSLKIFNGCIHELNNYTGAKLALVNKIKACLNFMSLTEVFKNDDIDFSSLTGGKYTSYDEFNKFNKDRIKLLKYNLSKLIKDEIEIKGEQDELDQELQRMESEFKEAEDEEPKEAEDETSKEDLPQETLPSLGSPEIKASSEDPPQFIDSEPEEPVTLPGVPHFSPDDDNDIKLPGAPQFLPHDDLSHINKTSAIHVFEPEKDDPQKKEPPKPQSKPQKKPVHGHAPITKEHINSILDRQESMTKAQKHCKFAVSALNYEDLDTAEKEVLQALEMIRLVKQAGTE, encoded by the exons ATGTTCAGAAAACAGGTTTTAGGAAGCGTCTCCAGGGCCAAGCAAGCGACCGGATACACAGGAAGCAGCAGAAGTGTATTTGCGCGGCTGTTGAACTACGGtaaaccacaaaacccGGAGTACAACAAAGAGCACAGAATGAAAATTTTACCCATCAAAAGAACCGGGGAAGACATTTCCACCATCAGAGCAAGATTGATTTACCAATCCAGAAAGAGGGGGATCTTGGAGAGcgacttgttgttgtctCGGTTTGCCAAAAAGcacctcaacaacttgaacatggaagagttgaaagagTATGATGAGCTTTTAGATGAGCCTGATTGGGACATCTACTACTGGGCCACTGAAAACTACAAGGTGACGCCTTTACCCGACAAGTGGAAGgactccaagatcttgaaaatgttgCAACAAGATGCTAGAAACGAAGCTGGAGAGGTGTTGAGAATGCCCGACTT TGACATTCCTGAATCCCTTAAAACCAACAAGGATATCGTCCCATACATCGTCAGATCCaatgagttggaagatATCAACCCCATTGTCAGCTACTACTGCAAGATCTACGTGTTGGAACACATTCTCAATAAGAAACTCCATAAGGATGACAAGGAGGTAGAAGCATTCACCATCCATTTGTTGGATGACACAGAGCTCATGAAGACATCGGACGACGACTCGCTCACgaaggtgttgaacgaCAAGAACCTCTCCATCAACGTTGTTTTTTCGTTCTCATTGAAGATCTTCAATGGATGTATTCatgagttgaacaactATACCGGTGCTAAGTTAGCACTtgtcaacaagatcaaagCGTGTTTGAACTTTATGAGTTTGACAGAGGTTTTCAAGAACGACGACATTGACTTCAGCAGCTTAACGGGTGGGAAGTATACGAGTTATGACGAATTCAATAAGTTTAATAAGGATagaatcaagttgttaaAATACAATTTGAGCAAGCTCATCAAGGATGAAATCGAGATTAAGGGAGAGCAGGACGAGTTAGATCAAGAGTTGCAACGGATGGAGAGCGAGTTTAAGGAGGCTGAGGATGAAGAACCCAAGGAGGCTGAGGATGAAACATCCAAGGAAGATTTGCCCCAAGAAACCCTTCCGAGTTTGGGACTGCCAGAGATCAAGGCCTCCAGCGAAGACCCTCCGCAGTTCATTGACAGTGAGCCAGAAGAACCCGTGACTTTGCCAGGAGTGCCCCATTTTTCACCAGATGACGATAATGACATAAAGCTTCCTGGAGCTCCTCAATTCCTCCCCCACGACGATTTGAGCCATATAAACAAGACATCAGCCATCCATGTGTTTGAGCCTGAAAAAGACGACCCCCAGAAGAAGGAGCCTCCGAAGCCCCAATCCAAACCACAAAAGAAACCTGTTCATGGGCATGctcccatcaccaaagagcACATCAACTCAATTCTTGATAGGCAGGAACTGATGACAAAGGCACAAAAGCACTGTAAGTTTGCGGTGTCGGCATTGAACTACGAGGACTTGGATACGGCTGAGAAGGAGGTTCTCCAGGCGTTGGAGATGATTCGGTTAGTGAAACAGGCTGGAACAGAATGA
- the ncs1 gene encoding Calcium-binding protein NCS-1 (COG:T; EggNog:ENOG503NWK4; BUSCO:EOG09264RR2): MGKTVSKLSKDDLKALRSATYFDKRELQQWYKGFIRDCPSGQLSEEEFIKVFKQFFPFGDPLDYCHYLFKVFDVDKSNYIDFKEFIVALSVTSRGSMDQKINWSFRLYDHNKTGKLTYDDILIIVNAVYKMIGSMVALPPDEKTPELRTQKFFRLLNKDYKSDTITLEGFKQLAKLDPAIMNSISSFDGLV, from the coding sequence ATGGGCAAAACCGTGTCCAAGTTATCAAAAGATGACTTGAAGGCCTTAAGGCTGGCCACATACTTTGACAAAAGAGAGTTGCAGCAGTGGTACAAGGGATTCATAAGAGATTGCCCATCAGGACAGCtatcagaagaagagttcattAAAGTGTTCAAACAGTTCTTCCCCTTTGGAGATCCACTCGATTACTGTCACTATCtcttcaaggtgtttgatGTTGACAAGTCCAATTACATCGACTTCAAGGAATTTATTGTGGCCCTTTCAGTGACGTCTAGAGGTTCAATGGATCAAAAGATAAATTGGAGTTTCCGGCTATATGACCACAATAAAACTGGTAAGTTGACCTATGACGACATTTTGATAATAGTCAACGCCGTGTACAAGATGATCGGTTCGATGGTGGCACTCCCACCCGATGAAAAGACCCCGGAACTCAGGACCCAGAAATTCTTCCGATTGCTAAATAAAGACTACAAATCTGACACCATCACGTTGGAGGGATTCAAGcagttggccaagttggatcCAGCCATCATGAACTCCATCAGCTCGTTTGATGGTCTCGTATAA
- the SWI6 gene encoding transcriptional regulator swi6 (EggNog:ENOG503NV0N; COG:K), giving the protein MESPIAAGDTTTHSINQRLTNTHLGAVNFVSSIHSSVYSGEKCIQLNVKFPASKTAKSDIIILRRVQDSYVNVTQLLDIPVALGHFSTDSAHKFIANNITSNLQYFTPDGYTQEFNDLSSSKNSHLQGIWVSFDKAVTIANQFDIYELTKKLFLVDVHDFDELPKLVDTTKVYVKDEDDVEENGKDTDVDENTSKSTDSPSLKKRKIGEVSKNDEGISFKKFKSLISTNANYPYALPGLTTKGKDPEVVNEVKTRFGEIFKKIESSDLSVKDVKTMFARIIERHREDLMSITDIPLDAEGKTALHFASTLASTNLVAAFVSLGLNSPIRGSKSGETPLISAILVTNSMTKGNFSTLLRNWFYPSLFSIDSKNWSFFHYLAHQSSKKIDSCKYYTQKILLYLLSSNQASQYFLKKLVDEIINLQDTQTGNTALHLAIENGNKWMVDILIELKADLDLPNKAGVKPIEYDLVKETLNCKKLGIKNDQFDDDDDYLIQLIQTSFEFLEKRLEVSNEIIENEDIVKVNDKPEKISDKAPDSMTSTNKLFNSINDLLKNTNNEYETIMNTKRSQINDLNKQLYDTTIMTANNKFLNKKITDKLIFLDSLKLQMSNITERLEILKQELPKDEQSNNGNDNNEDSLENEETFDADYPFRIEPIYNQLVNQKPVEDLKNDETLLESLPDSSILKARINSYKQLNASIESELKALSNYDILTSKFKKVVSFCTGVDLNEVDELLDGLLEAVESQN; this is encoded by the coding sequence ATGGAATCACCCATAGCCGCTGGTGATACCACTACGCATTCCATCAACCAGCGCTTGACAAACACCCACTTGGGTGCCGTCAACTTCGTGCTGTCCATCCATTCGTCGGTGTACTCGGGGGAAAAATGTATCCAATTGAACGTCAAGTTCCCGGCCTCCAAAACCGCCAAATCagatatcatcattttAAGACGTGTCCAAGATTCCTACGTTAACGTCACTCAACTCTTGGACATCCCCGTGGCATTGGGCCACTTTAGTACCGACCTGGCCCACAAATTCATCGCCAACAACATCACCTCCAATCTTCAGTATTTCACTCCAGACGGATATACTCAGGAGTTCAACGATTTGTCGTCCTCCAAGAACTCCCACTTACAGGGAATATGGGTTTCGTTTGACAAGGCTGTGACCATTGCCAACCAGTTTGATATCTACGAATTGACTAAAAAACTCTTCTTGGTCGATGTCCATGACTTCGATGAGCTCCCTAAATTGGTagacaccaccaaagtatATGTCAAAGACGAAGACGACGTAGAGGAGAATGGCAAGGATACTGACGTCGACGAGAACACCTCAAAGTCCACTGACTCGCCTAGCCTCAAGAAGCGAAAGATTGGTGAAGTTTCTAAGAACGACGAAGGCATTtcgttcaagaagtttaaACTGTTGATAAGCACCAACGCCAACTATCCCTACGCGCTTCCTGGTCTCACTACCAAGGGAAAGGACCCAGAGGTGGTCAATGAGGTCAAGACCAGGTTCGGtgagatcttcaagaagatagAATCGTCTGACTTGTCTGTTAAAGATGTCAAGACTATGTTCGCTCGCATAATAGAAAGACACCGAGAAGACTTGATGAGCATCACCGACATTCCTTTGGACGCCGAGGGCAAAACGGCATTACATTTCGCTTCCACTTTGgcctccacaaacttggtgGCTGCCTTTGTTTCCTTGGGCTTGAATTCTCCTATTAGAGGATCCAAATCAGGTGAAACTCCGTTGATATCGGCGATACTAGTGACAAACTCCATGACCAAAGGTAACTTCTCTACGCTTTTGAGGAACTGGTTCTATCCCAGCTTATTCTCCATAGACTCCAAAAACTGGTCTTTCTTCCACTATTTGGCCCACCAGTCGTCAAAGAAAATCGACAGCTGTAAATACTACACCcagaagatcttgttgtacttgttgtCTTCAAACCAGGCCAGTCAATACTTcctcaagaagttggtggacgAGATCATCAATTTGCAAGACACTCAAACGGGAAATACAGCCTTGCATTTAGCAATCGAAAATGGTAACAAGTGGATGGTGGACATTTTAATCGAGTTAAAGGCTGACTTAGATTTACCAAACAAAGCTGGAGTTAAGCCTATCGAATACGATCTTGTGAAAGAAACATTAAACTgcaagaagttgggaatTAAAAACGAtcaatttgatgatgatgacgattACTTGATCCAGTTGATCCAAACCAGCtttgagtttttggaaaagagaCTCGAGGTCAGtaatgaaatcattgaGAATGAAGATATTGTCAAAGTCAACGACAAGCCCGAAAAAATTAGTGATAAGGCACCCGATTCTATGACATCTACCAATAAATTGTTCAACAGTATCAacgatttgttgaagaatacCAACAACGAATATGAAACCATTATGAATACTAAAAGGCTGCAAATTAATGACTTAAACAAGCAATTGTACGATACTACCATCATGACcgccaacaacaagtttttaaacaagaaaatcaccgataaattgatttttttggatAGCTTAAAGTTGCAAATGTCCAACATCACCGAGAGATTagaaatcttgaaacagGAGCTACCCAAAGATGAGCAGAGTAATAACGGAAATGACAATAACGAAGATTCCCTTGAAAACGAGGAAACGTTCGATGCAGATTACCCTTTCCGAATCGAACCCATATACAACCAGCTTGTCAACCAAAAAccagttgaagatctcAAGAATGACGAAACCCTTCTTGAAAGTCTTCCCGACTCGCTGATCCTTAAGGCCCGAATCAACTCTTACAAGCAGTTAAATGCCAGCATCGAGAGTGAGTTGAAGGCTTTGAGCAACTACGACATTTTGAcgtccaagttcaaaaaagTTGTGAGTTTCTGTACGGGAGTCGATCTTAACGAAGTGGATGAACTCTTGGATGGATTGTTAGAAGCGGTGGAAAGCCAAAATTAA
- the sap62 gene encoding CWF complex protein sap62 (BUSCO:EOG092653YS; COG:A; EggNog:ENOG503NVSR), translating into MDYSDRVNSKKGAGGVADAENANVHRKHRVRDLLTTSLLNLDSDPYVFRNHLGLLECKLCLTTHNNEASYLSHVGGKKHQLNLEKRRLLDEKGSRFSTPVGGGVSISTTPKRKWDKIGTPHFKVTKIRDPDTHRMGMLVHVTYSRATAEPLFRFQNYYELSAKNQNVAVSYHDKQAKDTQVAHTPADVRTATAQSQYLVVSCEPYENICVVIPGTSPIINPSTDTKTDEFWWHWDRDVGEFYLQFLYT; encoded by the coding sequence ATGGACTACTCAGATCGAGTGAACTCGAAAAAAGGTGCTGGGGGAGTGGCCGACGCCGAGAATGCTAACGTCCACCGTAAGCATCGCGTGCGCGACCTCTTGACAACGTCGCTCCTTAACCTCGACTCCGATCCCTATGTTTTTCGCAACCATTTAGGACTACTCGAGTGCAAGCTTTGTTTGACCACCCATAATAATGAAGCATCTTATCTATCACATGTGGGCGGTAAAAAACATcagttgaacttggagaagcGGCGGCTATTGGACGAGAAGGGTTCCCGGTTCCTGACGCCCGTTGGCGGTGGAGTTTCTATCAGCACCACCCCCAAGCGCAAATGGGACAAAATCGGTACTCCCCATTTTAAAGTCACCAAGATCAGAGACCCCGACACCCATCGAATGGGGATGCTTGTACACGTGACGTATCTGCGGGCAACGGCCGAACCCTTGTTCCGGTTCCAGAACTACTACGAACTATCTGCCAAAAACCAAAATGTCGCTGTATCGTACCACGACAAACAGGCAAAGGACACCCAGGTGGCCCACACACCGGCCGACGTTCGCACGGCGACAGCACAACTGCagtacttggtggtgtcgtGTGAACCGTACGAGAACATCTGTGTGGTGATACCAGGCACCAGTCCTATTATCAACCCGCTGACCGACACCAAAACTGATGAGTTCTGGTGGCACTGGGACCGGGATGTGGGCGAGTTCTACCTCCAGTTTCTCTACACCTGA